One Synechococcus sp. Nb3U1 genomic window, TTGGGATCCCTCTTGGTTTGGAGAGCGGTGCAGTTGCTTCAGGAGCCCCAGAATCGGGATCGGGCTGGCTCGCTGTTTATGTTTGCCAACTTGTATTTACTGTTGTTGTGTGGAGCCATGGGTTTGGATAGCTGGTCGTTGACCCATACCTTTTGGGGGCAAGCCACAGCATCCCTACAAGGGATTTACACCACCTGGATTGGATCCCTGAGCTGAATGTGGGTGGAGCTAGTCCAACAGTTGGCTCTTTAGGGTTCACCTTTACAACCTTTTCTGACTTCATGGAGACACAAGGTAAAGAAGAAATTCTTGTCGGATAAAGGGTTGGTCTGCATCAGCTGTAGTATGTATCGCTGGAAAAGGCTGTATGTTCACTTTTAGAAGTCTGACGGCATGAGTTCTCCGGCCATCCAGTGGTATCCCGGGCACATTGCCAAGGCGATCAGCCAGTTGCGAGACCAGTTGCAACGGGTGGATGTGGTGATTGAGGTGTTGGATGCGCGGATTCCGTGGGCCAGTCGCCATCCAGAGTTAGGGGGCTGGTTGGGGGAAAAGCCGCGAGTCTTGGTCTTGAACAAGATGGATTGTGTGGATCCCTCCACCCTGAAGGCTTGGCAGGATTGGTTTGTCGGGCAAGGGATCCCGGTTTATCTCACCAACGGCCAGTCGGGAGAAGGGGTGAATCGTCTCAAACAGGCGATCTTACAGCTGGGGCAATCGGTGAATGCACGCCGCCGGCAGCGGGGGATGCGGCCTCGAGCGATTCGGGCGGTGGTGGTGGGCTTTCCCAATGTGGGCAAATCCGCCCTGTTGAATCGGCTGCTGGGGCGGCGGGTGGCGGAGAGTGCGGCCCGACCGGGGGTCACACGGCAACTGCGCTGGGTGCGGTTGGGAGGTGATCTGGATTTGCTGGATTCGCCGGGGATCATTCCGCCCCTGTTGCCTGATCAAGAGGCCGCAACCAAGCTGGCTATCTGTGATGATATCGGTGAGGCCGCCTACACACCGGAATTGGTGGCAGCTCGTTTTTTGGATCAAGTGCGGGCGGTTCACCCTGATGCTGAGGTGATTTTGCAAAAGCGCTACGGTTGGTCAGGATTGATCCCGATGGGAGAAGTTGCCGTGCATGAGTTGGCAGAGCGGCAATATCAAGGGGATCCCGAACGGGCAGCGCGGCAAATCCTCAACGACTATCGCAAGGGGTTACTGGGGCCGCTGGCTTTGGAACTCCCACCTGACTCCTGAAAGGAGCTTGGGTCTCTGTTCTGGCGATCTGTCTGCTTTAGGGAACAACTCTAGAATAGGAATTGAGCATAGTTGCTGTGATCCCTCATGATCTCTTTGCACGCCCCTGCCCTATCCTTTGCCCCTCTCCCTAGAGTCAGCGAGCCGGAGGTTAATCCATTGGATTTTGAGGTGGTGATTGTTGGGGCGGGTATGGTGGGATCCACACTGGCAGTTGCTTTGGGACAAGCCGGGATCCGCGTCGGGTTGATCGAGAACCGCGATCTGAACCAGGGAATAGGGCCGGATGGACGAGCCAGCGCTTTGGCCTTGGGAACAGCACGCATCTTAGAACGGATTGGGGTATGGCCCCGGATGCAGTCTTGGGGGGTTTCTCCCATTTACCGCATCCAGGTTTCGGATGGGGAGAGCCCCTGGCTGGCTCAGTTGCGCCGTGAAACCATCCAAGCACCGGCTCTGGGTTACATCGTGGAGAACCAGATCACCCAAAAAGCCCTATTGCAGCGGATCCGGGAGTGCCCTTCGGTAACGGTTTTTAGCCCAGCCCAGGTGCAAGGGCTTTGCTCTGAGCCGGATCACATTCGGGTGGAACTGTCTGGGAAAGGCTTGTCCGGCGGCTTGCGAACGGCACTGCTGGTGGGAGCAGATGGTGCCCGTTCCCGGTTACGAGAATGGGCCGGGATCCCGCTCTCCCGTTGGGGCTATGGGCAGGTGTGCATTGTTTCCACCCTTACCCACGAGTTGCCTCACCGACAGGTGGCCTACGAACGCTTTCAGCCCAGTGGCCCCTTTGCCATTTTGCCTACCCCCGATCCCCACCGTAGTTGTGTGGTGTGGACAGCCCGACAGTCAGACCGAGACCGATTGATGAGCCTGTCGGAGGCGGAGTTTTTACAGGCCATTCAGCCTTCCTTTGGCTCCCAGTTGGGGGCTTTGCTAGCGGCTTCCCCCAGGGCGTGTTACGAACCGCAGCGGGCCCATGCCCAAACCTATATCGGATCCCGACTAGCCTTGATTGGGGATGCCGCTCACACCACTCATCCGGTCGGGGGGCAAGGGGTGAACTTGGGCATGCGGGATGTGGCTGCTTTGGCCGCCCTGGTGATCGAGGCGAAAACTGCAGGCAGGGATCCCGGCCATCCGACTTTATTACAAGCCTACGAACGCTGTCGTCGCCCGGAAAACGCACTGGTCCTTTTCGGAACTGATGTTGCCAATCGCCTCTTTTCCAACCAGAGTTGGCCTTTATTGATCTTGCGCTGCTTAGGATTGTGGGGCCTGGAGGCTTTGCCGCTGCTGAAACCGGCCTTGATGCGCCAGGCAATGGGGATCCGCCCCCAACAGCCCCAACTGCAGGATCTCCCTCTCCACAACGAGCCCCTGCCCACCCCTGTCTCATCCATCCTGTTTTGAAAGTTACAAAAGTGCGGCCAGGGATCCCCTACTGTGGCATCACTGCATACTTTGCAACCAAAAACTGACATTCACGGTGGGATTCTATGACTACAGGACTTTGTCCCGCAGACTTCAAGCCCTCTGAGCGCTCTACGGCTCTGGCCGCCCTGAGGGAGGAGCTAGAAGGGATCCCGTCCACCACCGATCCGCAGCAGTTGAGCAAGCTCTCCATCGACTGGCACACCTTCAGCCCGGTCTTGAGCAATAAACTGGCCGGCAAGCGGGCGGATATTGCCTATTTTCCCACCTGTGAGGCCGAGGTGATTCGCATCATCCAAGCCTGTGTCCGTCATCGGATCCCGCTCACCCCCCGTGGCGCCGGTACGGGCAACTACGGACAAGCCGTGCCTTTAGAAGGCGGTGTGCTGCTGGATATGACCCGGATGCAGTTGATCCTCTGGACAAAAGGGGGAATCATGCGGGTGCAACCGGGGGCCAAGCTGATGGCCATGGAAAAAGAAGCCCGCAAAACTGGCTGGGAAGTGCGCATGGCTCCTTCTACGTTTCGGACGGCCACAGTGGGGGGGTTTATCTCCGGCGGGTTTGGCGGCATTGGATCTATCATCTACGGGGTACTGCGGGAGCGGGGCAATATCCTCGGCCTGCGGGTGGTGACCATGGAAGCAGAGCCGCAAATCTTGGAGCTACGCGGGGAAGCTGTGCATCAGGTCAGCCACGCTTGGGGGGTCAACGGCATCATCACCGAGATGGAAATGCCGCTGGGGATGGCCTATCCCTGGGCGGAGTGCATCGTGGTTTTTGAGGACTTCCTGCAGTCGGCTCGCTTCTGTCAGCGGCTGGGAGAGTCGGATGGCATCGTCAAGCGGATGATCAGCCTGCATGCCTGGCCCATCCCCAGTTACTTTGTTGCCCTTAAGTCCTATTTGCCCGAGGGATCCCATGCGGCCCTGCTGCTGATTGCCGAAAACTCCTTGGAGCCGCTGGCGGATTTGGTCAAGGAGTGGGGGGGCCAGATCACCTATACCAAGCCCGCTGCTGAGGCCGGCAAGGGCATCACCCTGATGGAATACGGCTACAACCACACCACTTTGCACGCCCGCACGGCGGATCCCAGCCTCACCTATATCGATTGCCTCTTTCCGGCGGATCCCGACTTGAAAGCGATGAAGTATCTCTACCAAACCTTGAATCCAGAGATGATGATCCACGTCGAGTACCTACGCCTGAACGGCAAGGTCACCGCCCTCGGGGGCCAGTTGGTGCGCTACAGCTCCGAAGCTCGCCTGCGGGAGATCATGCAAATCCATCGGGAGCAAGGGGTGCATGTGCACGATTGCCACGACTTCACCCTCGATAGCCTCCAGAAAAAAGATGCCAGCAACCGCAATGAACAACTGGAACTGAAAAAACGCACGGATCCCTTGGGCTTGCTCAACCCCGGCAAATTAAAAGCTTGGATCGACTGGCAAGCCCAACAAACCACCTCTTAGCGACAGGAACGGCGTTCAGGATCCTTCGACCAAGCTGGCATAGGCCTCGGCGCTGATCATTTCATCGAGATCTTCAGGATTGGCAATGCGCACCTTGAGCAACCAGCCATCCCCGTAGGGATCGTCGGCAATACTTTCTGGGCTATCCACCACTGCAGTGTTCACCGCCACCACTTCCCCTGAAAGAGGGGCATAGAGATCCTCTACAGCCTTCACCGACTCCACCGAGCCAAAACTCTCGCCTTTCTCTAGCGCGGCTCCCTCTTCTGGCAGGCCCACAAAAACGATATCGCCCAACTGATCGACGGCGTAGGCGGTGATGCCAATGACAGCAATATCATCCTCGACGCGGATGTACTCATGGCTATCCACGTAGCGTAGATGGGATGGATATTCCAAGGCCATGCGGGTTCTCCCGATTCAGGATTCAGTGAATCATTCTAGACGGAAAGAGGTTCCACGCCTATCTCACGGAGGTTTCAAAGAAATTCCATCAACAGGCGATTCACGGTTTGTGGAGCCTCCTGCTGGGCCCAGTGCCCACACTCGGGGATGTATTCTTTGCGAATGCCGCTGGGGAAAAACGAGTCCATGCCTTCGGTCAGTTCCCGGCTGAGGGCAAAGTCTTCTTCCCCCCAAATCAACAGGGTAGGGGCGAGGATCTGCCGCATCGGCTCCAAAAATAGGTTCTGCAACGTCGGCAGATTAAAGAGCTGCCGGTAATAGTTGAGGGCGGAGGTGAGCACTTTGGGTTTGGCTAGAGCCTCCTGATAGAGCTGCAGATCGTGACGGGTAAAGGCACTTTTGCGCACGGACGTCTCTTGGAAGATTCTCCGCACCCAATCGGCCAGATCCCGTTGCAGTAGCCACTCCGGCAGCCAGGGCAACTGAAAAAAGAGCATGTACCAACTGCGCCGCACTTGATCTAGGTTGCTGAGAAACTCCCGCCGAAAACAGGCCGGATGGGGAGAGTTGAGAACTGCTAACTTGCGGATTTGCTCTGGGAAAAACTGTGCCCAGTGCCAGGCGATGGCGCCCCCCCAATCGTGGGCGACTACAGAGGCGGTTTTCGCCCCAAAGTAGGTGAGCAGGCCGCGGATATCTTGGGTGAGGGTATCCAGGTCGTAGCCGTGGTCGGGCTTGTCGGAGTCGTTGTAACCGCGCATATCGGGCACCACGACACGGAATCGCTGTGCTAAGACCGGGATTTGGTGCCGCCAGGAATACCAAAACTCGGGGAACCCGTGCAGCAAGATCACCAACTCCCCTTCCCCTTGGGTGACATAGTGCAGTTGAATGCCGTTGGTAACGGCATAACCGTGCTGCCAACTCCCCATTTTGGCCGTCACGTCAGAAGGGAGGCGCAGGATCCCTGCTTCCACCATGTCGTCTGCTCTGAGTCTGAACACATGATTGGGTATCCACCCATACTAACCTTTGCCGTTGTTTTGCTGGACTTGTGGGCCGGTCGCTTGCTTTCTACTTGCTTTCTAGAAGTATGCGGTGAAGGATAACACTGGTGAAGGATAACACTATGGAACGGCTGGCAGCATCAACTCATACCATCGCCATTTTAGGGGCGGGGGCTTGGGGAAGCACACTGGCTATGCTGGCTCAGGCTCAAGGACATCGAGTGCGTGTCTGGGATCGGCGCCGATCTCCAAATTTACTGGCCGTTTTGCCGGGGGCAGAGGTGATCGTTTCGGCGGTGTCGATGGCGGGGGTACGCCCGTTGGCAGAGGCGGTGCGAGAAATCGGGATCCCTTCCCAAGCCATTTTGGTCTCAGCCACCAAGGGATTGGATCCACTGGAGCTGCTGACCCCAACACAAATTTGGCGGGCCACTTTCCCCGAACAAGCGGTGGTGGTGCTATCTGGGCCCAATCTCTCGGTGGAAATCCGCCAGGGCCTGCCTGCTGCCGCCGTGGTTGCCAGCTGGGATCCCTGGGCCGCCACACAGGTGCAACAGGCCCTTTCTTCGGAACGCTTTCGCCTCTACACCAGCAGCGATCCGATCGGGGTGGAGTTGGGGGGCACCCTGAAAAATGTGATTGCCATTGCTGTGGGGGTATGTGATGGGCTGCAGCTGGGTACCAATGCTCGCTCGGCCCTGGTAACTCGGGGGTTGGCGGAGATGATCCGGGTGGGATCCCGGTTGGGGGCACGGCCCGAAACCTTTAATGGCCTCTCGGGGTTGGGAGATTTGCTGGCCACCTGTCATAGCCCCCTCAGCCGCAACTACCGCGTTGGTCACGGGTTGGGGCAAGGGAAACCCCTAGGGCAGGTGTTGGCCGATATCGAGGGTACCGCCGAAGGGATCCACACCACCCCCGTTTTGCTGAAGATTGCCGCCCAGCACGGGATCCCGGTGCCCATCACCCAAGAGGTGCAGTTGTTGTTGCAGGGGCAGACTACCCCCCCAGCCGCCCTGGCCCGACTCATGGAACGGCAACTTAAATCGGAATAGAGTTCGGAATAGAGTGACGTACTCATCCGTAGATGCACGGGTATGCGAGTAGATTCCGCGCATTCGCGACTCGTGGGATCCCGCAAGTGAGCAATTTGGCGGAGGTTTCCACCCCAGAGATTTCCCTATACTTTCACTATCGGCTTGGATCCCTTGCTTTAGCAGGGTTAAAAGAGCTGTGTAGACGGCCTGACCGCGAGTTCCATTTTGTTTTTTTGCAAGGGGTAGTTCACCTTCTGCTTATGTCTAAACGAATTTTGGTGATCGAAGACGAACAGCCGATCCGCACCTATCTGCAAAAGCTGTTGCGACGGGCCGGATACGATACCATTGCTGCCACCGATGGCGAAGAAGGATTGAGCTTGGTGCGCTCTCTGCTACCTGATCTGGTGTTGTGCGATGTGGTGATGCCCAAGCTGAACGGCTATGGGGTACTCGATGCCCTGAGGCGGGATCGGGCCACTGCCCACATTCCTTTTGTGTTTCTCTCCTCCAAAACCAGCTGCGAAGACATCGAACAGGGACTGCGCCTGGGTTCTAGTGCTTACCTAACGAAGCCGATTGAACAAACTCATTTGTTGGGAACCATTGCGGCTCATTTGGTTTAGTCTTTTGGTTTAGCCTTAAGGACTCTGAGCACATCTAGCTGAGATCAGTGTGGGGCAAGCGTTTGTTGCTGCCGCTGTAGTTGTTGCTGTTCTAGGGCTTCAAACAGAGCCTGAAAATTGCCTTCGCCAAATCCGGTGGCTCCCCCCAGCCGTTGGATGATCTCAAAGAAAAAAGTTGGCTTTTCAAACAAAGGTTGGGTGAAGGTTTGCAGCAACAGCGGCGCAGAGTGAGGATCAGCAGCAGGCAACGTAGAATCCAGTAGGATCCCCTGTTCTTGCAAATCTGGCCAATGGATCCCGG contains:
- the ylqF gene encoding ribosome biogenesis GTPase YlqF; its protein translation is MSSPAIQWYPGHIAKAISQLRDQLQRVDVVIEVLDARIPWASRHPELGGWLGEKPRVLVLNKMDCVDPSTLKAWQDWFVGQGIPVYLTNGQSGEGVNRLKQAILQLGQSVNARRRQRGMRPRAIRAVVVGFPNVGKSALLNRLLGRRVAESAARPGVTRQLRWVRLGGDLDLLDSPGIIPPLLPDQEAATKLAICDDIGEAAYTPELVAARFLDQVRAVHPDAEVILQKRYGWSGLIPMGEVAVHELAERQYQGDPERAARQILNDYRKGLLGPLALELPPDS
- a CDS encoding UbiH/UbiF/VisC/COQ6 family ubiquinone biosynthesis hydroxylase, giving the protein MISLHAPALSFAPLPRVSEPEVNPLDFEVVIVGAGMVGSTLAVALGQAGIRVGLIENRDLNQGIGPDGRASALALGTARILERIGVWPRMQSWGVSPIYRIQVSDGESPWLAQLRRETIQAPALGYIVENQITQKALLQRIRECPSVTVFSPAQVQGLCSEPDHIRVELSGKGLSGGLRTALLVGADGARSRLREWAGIPLSRWGYGQVCIVSTLTHELPHRQVAYERFQPSGPFAILPTPDPHRSCVVWTARQSDRDRLMSLSEAEFLQAIQPSFGSQLGALLAASPRACYEPQRAHAQTYIGSRLALIGDAAHTTHPVGGQGVNLGMRDVAALAALVIEAKTAGRDPGHPTLLQAYERCRRPENALVLFGTDVANRLFSNQSWPLLILRCLGLWGLEALPLLKPALMRQAMGIRPQQPQLQDLPLHNEPLPTPVSSILF
- a CDS encoding FAD-binding oxidoreductase, which produces MTTGLCPADFKPSERSTALAALREELEGIPSTTDPQQLSKLSIDWHTFSPVLSNKLAGKRADIAYFPTCEAEVIRIIQACVRHRIPLTPRGAGTGNYGQAVPLEGGVLLDMTRMQLILWTKGGIMRVQPGAKLMAMEKEARKTGWEVRMAPSTFRTATVGGFISGGFGGIGSIIYGVLRERGNILGLRVVTMEAEPQILELRGEAVHQVSHAWGVNGIITEMEMPLGMAYPWAECIVVFEDFLQSARFCQRLGESDGIVKRMISLHAWPIPSYFVALKSYLPEGSHAALLLIAENSLEPLADLVKEWGGQITYTKPAAEAGKGITLMEYGYNHTTLHARTADPSLTYIDCLFPADPDLKAMKYLYQTLNPEMMIHVEYLRLNGKVTALGGQLVRYSSEARLREIMQIHREQGVHVHDCHDFTLDSLQKKDASNRNEQLELKKRTDPLGLLNPGKLKAWIDWQAQQTTS
- the gcvH gene encoding glycine cleavage system protein GcvH produces the protein MALEYPSHLRYVDSHEYIRVEDDIAVIGITAYAVDQLGDIVFVGLPEEGAALEKGESFGSVESVKAVEDLYAPLSGEVVAVNTAVVDSPESIADDPYGDGWLLKVRIANPEDLDEMISAEAYASLVEGS
- a CDS encoding alpha/beta fold hydrolase; this translates as MFRLRADDMVEAGILRLPSDVTAKMGSWQHGYAVTNGIQLHYVTQGEGELVILLHGFPEFWYSWRHQIPVLAQRFRVVVPDMRGYNDSDKPDHGYDLDTLTQDIRGLLTYFGAKTASVVAHDWGGAIAWHWAQFFPEQIRKLAVLNSPHPACFRREFLSNLDQVRRSWYMLFFQLPWLPEWLLQRDLADWVRRIFQETSVRKSAFTRHDLQLYQEALAKPKVLTSALNYYRQLFNLPTLQNLFLEPMRQILAPTLLIWGEEDFALSRELTEGMDSFFPSGIRKEYIPECGHWAQQEAPQTVNRLLMEFL
- a CDS encoding NAD(P)H-dependent glycerol-3-phosphate dehydrogenase; translation: MERLAASTHTIAILGAGAWGSTLAMLAQAQGHRVRVWDRRRSPNLLAVLPGAEVIVSAVSMAGVRPLAEAVREIGIPSQAILVSATKGLDPLELLTPTQIWRATFPEQAVVVLSGPNLSVEIRQGLPAAAVVASWDPWAATQVQQALSSERFRLYTSSDPIGVELGGTLKNVIAIAVGVCDGLQLGTNARSALVTRGLAEMIRVGSRLGARPETFNGLSGLGDLLATCHSPLSRNYRVGHGLGQGKPLGQVLADIEGTAEGIHTTPVLLKIAAQHGIPVPITQEVQLLLQGQTTPPAALARLMERQLKSE
- a CDS encoding response regulator; amino-acid sequence: MSKRILVIEDEQPIRTYLQKLLRRAGYDTIAATDGEEGLSLVRSLLPDLVLCDVVMPKLNGYGVLDALRRDRATAHIPFVFLSSKTSCEDIEQGLRLGSSAYLTKPIEQTHLLGTIAAHLV